From a region of the Triticum aestivum cultivar Chinese Spring chromosome 7D, IWGSC CS RefSeq v2.1, whole genome shotgun sequence genome:
- the LOC123169144 gene encoding very-long-chain aldehyde decarbonylase GL1-7 → MATRPGPLTEWPWHWMGSFKYLVLAPAALHTAHSVVTKGWGDMNLVYAAMLPALLLRLFHNQIWISLSRHQTARRKHIIVDRSLEFDQVDRERSWDDQAILATLFFYVAYAAIPSVRLMPMWETKGAIAIALLHVGPVEFIYYWFHRALHHHFLYSRYHSHHHASIVTEPITAVIHPFVETLAYFLLFSIPMLIPIYMGYGSVLGVVLYLACNDFINNMGHCNFEMLPKWIFQRFPPLKYLMYTPSYHSLHHTKFRTNYSLAMPIYDYIFNTMDKSTDELYERTLIGTEETPDVVHLTHMTTLQSTYHLRVGIASVASRPSDNHVWYMWMIWPMAWLSMVLAWVYGSSAFVVESLKLKKIMMQTWLIPRYNFQYSLIRERESINRLIEQAISDADQRGVKVLSLGLFNQERQLNGSGELFTQKYPKLRVRLVDGSGLATAVVLKSIPLDTKRVFLCGGGSKVAHATATALCERGVQVIMNQKKEYDMLKLRVAESSTAYLKFSSDEIPQIWIGDIIDDQQQMGAPRGATFIPTSQFPFKKIRKDCTYLSSPAMRIPEAMQNVHTCENWLPRRVMSAWRIAGMVHALEGWGIHECGDDMMDIEQVLSAAIKHGFIPL, encoded by the exons ATGGCAACAAGGCCGGGCCCTTTGACCGAATGGCCATGGCATTGGATGGGCAGCTTCAAG TACCTGGTCTTGGCGCCCGCGGCGTTGCACACTGCGCACAGTGTGGTCACCAAGGGATGGGGAGACATGAACCTAGTATACGCCGCCATGTTACCAGCTCTGCTTCTGAGGTTGTTCCACAACCAGATCTGGATCAGCTTGTCTCGCCACCAGACCGCACGGAGGAAGCACATCATTGTTGACCGCAGCCTTGAATTCGACCAGGTCGACCGGGAGAGATCCTG GGATGACCAGGCCATCCTTGCTACGCTGTTTTTCTACGTGGCCTATGCGGCCATCCCGAGTGTCAGACTCATGCCAATGTGGGAAACAAAGGGAGCTATCGCCATTGCGTTGCTTCACGTAGGACCTGTTGAGTTTATCTACTACTGGTTCCACAGGGCGCTGCACCACCATTTCCTCTACTCCCGCTACCACTCCCACCACCATGCCTCCATCGTCACAGAGCCTATAACAG CTGTCATCCATCCATTTGTTGAAACCTTAGCTTACTTCCTGTTATTTTCGATCCCCATGCTGATACCAATTTATATGGGATATGGTTCTGTCTTGGGTGTTGTCCTATACCTGGCTTGCAACGACTTCATAAATAATATGGGACACTGCAATTTTGAGATGCTCCCAAAGTGGATCTTCCAACGTTTCCCTCCTCTCAAGTATCTCATGTACACTCCATC GTATCATTCTCTCCATCATACAAAGTTTCGTACAAACTACTCATTGGCTATGCCAATCTATGACTACATATTCAACACCATGGACAAGTCAACAGACGAGTTGTATGAGAGAACACTGATTGGAACAGAGGAAACACCAGATGTTGTTCACTTGACGCATATGACCACCTTGCAGTCGACTTATCATCTAAGGGTTGGGATTGCCTCTGTAGCCTCTCGGCCCTCAGATAACCATGTATGGTATATGTGGATGATATGGCCAATGGCATGGCTATCAATGGTACTAGCATGGGTTTATGGATCATCTGCGTTTGTCGTCGAAAGTCTCAAGCTGAAGAAGATCATGATGCAAACATGGCTGATACCAAGATACAACTTCCAG TACAGCCTGATTAGGGAGAGGGAATCCATCAATAGGTTAATTGAGCAGGCAATATCAGATGCGGATCAAAGAGGGGTCAAAGTGCTCAGTCTTGGACTTTTCAATCAG GAAAGACAACTCAATGGAAGTGGTGAATTATTTACACAAAAATATCCAAAATTGAGAGTTCGACTTGTTGACGGAAGTGGCTTAGCAACAGCAGTTGTTCTCAAGAGCATCCCTTTAGATACAAAGCGGGTGTTTCTCTGTGGAGGCGGTTCTAAGGTAGCACATGCCACAGCTACAGCTTTATGCGAGAGAGGTGTCCAG GTAATCATGAACCAAAAGAAGGAATATGACATGCTGAAATTGCGAGTTGCAGAGAGCAGCACTGCCTATCTAAAATTCTCCAGTGATGAGATACCTCAG ATCTGGATAGGAGATATCATAGATGATCAGCAACAAATGGGGGCACCAAGAGGAGCAACATTTATTCCTACATCACAGTTTCCCTTTAAGAAGATACGCAAGGATTGCACTTACTTGAGTAGCCCTGCAATGAGGATCCCAGAGGCAATGCAGAACGTCCATACCTGTGAG AATTGGCTTCCAAGAAGGGTCATGAGCGCATGGCGCATTGCTGGAATGGTACATGCACTAGAAGGTTGGGGCATCCATGAGTGTGGAGATGATATGATGGACATCGAGCAAGTTTTGTCGGCAGCTATTAAGCATGGATTCATTCCTCTGTAA